GTAGATGACCTCATGGGGCGTTGCGCCGACTTTGACATTTCGAGCGATGTCCATGACCTTGGGGAGGGCGGCCATTTTCTCCTTCATTTCATTGAAGGAGGGCATCATCGCCGAGAAGTTCGGCATCATGTCGAAGAACGGATTCTTGTATTGAGTCGTCGTCATTTCTTGTTGTCCGCGAGGCCTGTTCGTGCGTGACGAACGGCTCGCCCTTTATTTGCCTGACTTGCCCTTGGCACTCTTGCCTCGGGCTGCCTTGATATTACCGCGACGAGGCGGGCGCTGCGCCCGGCTCGCCCCGGCGCCGCGGCCCGTCCGCCGCTTGTCTTCCACTGCTGCGACTTTTGATTCCAGGGAACAGAGGCGATCGAGAACATTGGTCTCGATCGAGCGAAGTAGACCGGAAATGTCATCGACGTCGGTCTTGGCCGGCATCTGTGCGCCGCGATAAAGCTGGGTGAGAAACGAATCGATCTGCTGTTTGAAGTCCAGGGATCGGTCCATGGTCTCCTTCATCATCTGGAGAAACTGCTCCGACCGCATGAAGTCGTCGAAGTACTTCGCCATCGCATCGAAGAACATGCGCTGCATCTGCTTCTGGTTGTCCCGCGAGAGGGAGGGGCCCGCGCCGGCCCCGGTCTGCGGAACATTCATGCGGGCGAACATGTCAGTCCAGAATTGGGAGAGAGGGTCCATGGCAGCCTGATTGGAGTTGTTGTCGGTCATGACTCTCGCTTTCACCAAAAGCCGGTGTCCTCGCTTCCGACGGCCGGCGCGTCACCGGTGATGGCGCCCGCGGTCGGGCGAGGACGTCGGCCGAAAAAGAAAGGCCGCGGGGCGATTTAGCCTCTCCGCGGCCTTGTCATATTTAACACCGGCATCGATGTAGTGGTGCGAATTGTCGCCTGTTTCGTCATGTTGCAAGTCTCGTGGGGCAAGCGACGGTGTCAAGCAGCAATGCCGGTGTCTTGTAAAGTTTCGAGCCCGGCGGCTGCCTGGGTGGAAGCAGGCCGCCGAGCGTCGAAGGGTGGAGTACTACTTGGTCGCCTTCTTCTCGCCGAAGCTCATCGACTTACCGAAGAAGCGGGACCAATTCTCGATGCACTGGGCGCTGGCTCGGCTCGCCGTGTCCAGGTTGGATCGCATCGAATCAAAGGCGTTCTGCCAGATGTCGCGGGTGTAGGTGACGGCATCCTTGGGGCCGTTACCATTGCCGCTGTCGAGGGTCTTCTTGATGACCTCAAGGCCGCTCTTGCAGCCCTCGTCGAAGACCTTCTGGGCCTGCTCGGCATTCTTGCGGATCAGGTTGACCGAGTCGGTGGCGACGGACTCAAGGCAATGTGCGACGTCGTCGCATGATTCGCCGCGGGCGATGACTTCCGACATGCACTTGAAGGCGTCCTGCTGGAAGCGGACGCCGGTATCCATGGCGGACTTGAAAGTGTCGGTGGCCTGCTTGAACATGGTCTCGGTCTGATTCTTTACGTTTTCGACGGTCTGAGCGGTCATGGCGAACTCCTCAAAAAAAAACTTTTGCTTACAAGCGTCGTTGCCCCAGTTGTTCTGATATAAGTATATCGGAGGATCGGCCCGTTCGCAACATAAATTTGTGCAATTGCACAATTTTTGTGATCCGTCATAACATGCTATATTATAACATGTTACGATTCACATAGCAATTATTTGGTACGGAGAGCGCGTTTTTTTGCTGCAATTGCAATACGGAGGTGCCCCGTGGCGGCTGAACCCGGCGACGTCAAAGTCTACGAAATCAAGAAATACCCCAACCGCCGCTTTTACGACGTGACGCGGAGCCGCCACGTCACGCTCAACGAGCTGTACGATATCGTGCTCGGCGGCGACCGGATCGTGGTGCACGACTCCAAGACCGGCACGGACATCACCAACGTGGTCCTGACGCAGATCATCCTGGAGCACGATCCGCCCAAGCTAGACCTGTTCCCCGCCTCGCTCCTGCACCAGGCGATTCAGAGCAACCAGCAGATGGTCCGGCGGTTTATCGACCAGTATTTTGCCCAGGCGGTCGATGCCTTCGCGCGATCGCGGCAGCAGTTCGACAACTTTCTCTCCAAGTCGGGCTTCAGCCCCCTATCGCCGACGGCGCCGTTTGACTGGGTGCGGATGCTGATCCCGGACGCGGGCAGCGGCGCGACGAGATCGCAATCGACCCAGGATGAGCCGAACGGCGATTCGGAGACACGCAGCGCCGTCACATCAGCACGGATGCAGGAGGAACTGTCGGCCATGCGCGCGGAGCTGAACGCCATGAAGAAGGCCGGCAGCGCCAAGAAGCGCGCGACCGGCAAACGGGGCTCCAAGGCTTCGGTCAAGAAAAAACGGGGGCGTTGAGAAATCAAAGGTGACGCGATCGATACTTTTGACAGGGAGACTGGACATGAGATGGCGAGAGAACTTCCGAGGCATTCGACTCTGCATCGTTGCCATTGGCCTCATGGCAGGCTGCTCCCAAACCGGGCCCGAGAGAGTCGCTGACGTACAGGGCGTCAAGAACCTGAGCCGCGACGGCGACATTTACATCGCGGGAACGCCGACGCCGGAGGGTCTGGAGGGACTGAAGCAACGCGGGGTCAAGACCGTGATCGACTTGCGACAGCCGAAGGAGGGCACGGCGGACGAAGAGGCCGCCGCCCGGGCGCTTGGGCTGCGGTACATCAACATTCCGATGGAAAGCGACAAGCTCACCGATGCGCAGGCGTCGGCGGTGCTTGAGGCGATGGAGCAGGCAGGCGGCGAGCCGGTGCTGATGCACTGCAGCGGGGGAAACCGAGCGGGGGCTGCCTACGGGCTTTATCTCGGCAAGACCGGCAAGTGCCCGACCGCGGAGGCCATTGATCGAGCCAGGGCCGCGGGCATGAAAAACCCGAAGATCGAGTCGGACATGACGAGAGAATTGAAAAAGCCCGCCGGCGAGTAAATGTCGGGATTGTCGGATCGAATCGGGTAGGCGGGTTCGATTCGGCCCCCTGCCTCCCGCACCACCGGACGTGCGGATCACGCATCCGGCGGTTCTCAGTCTCGGGATACCCGCAACCGGGACTCCCAGAGGACTCGCACCACCAAGTCATCGCGCCATGCCCGGCGCACACACAAAAAAAGCCCGGCTCGCTTTCGCGGCCGGGCTGGGGATGTTCCATGTGAATCGGGTATCGCGGTTATCGCTTCGAGAACTGGAATCGCTTGCGGGCTCCGGGCTGTCCGGGCTTCTTGCGCTCCACCTTGCGGCTGTCTCGGGTCAGGAACTTGCCATCGCGGAGGACGGGCTCCAATGAGGGATCGGCCTTGCACAGGGCTCGGGAGATGCCCAGCATGATCGCGCCGCACTGGCCTGTCTGACCACCGCCATGCACGTTGACGGCGATGTCATACTTGCCGAGCACCTTGGTGGCCTTCAGCGGAGCGACGACGTCATTGACGTGCCTGATGTCGAAGAAATAGCTGCCGATCTCACGGTCGTGAATCATGAACTTGCCCGAACCCGGCTTGAGACGGACGCGTGCAACGGCCCGCTTTCGACGACCGGTCCCCCAGTGATAGCCGCCGACGGTCGGAGCCGCAGGCTTCGCGGCCGGCGTCGTTTCGGTCCCGCCACCGCCAATATCCACTTTCATCGCTTGATCCGTCACGCTTCAAAACTCCGGGGGGTTTTAGATTCTCGTCAAATCCAGGGGCTGACAATTCTGCGCCTGATGAGGATGCTCGGCGCCCTTGTATATCTTGAGCTTCTTGATCATCTGGCGACCGAGGGCGTTCTTCGGCAACATACGACGAACCGCGGTCTCGATGATCCGCTCGGGGTGCCGCTCTTTCATCTTGGCGAACGGGATGATCTTGTGACCGCCCGGATAGTAGGTGTAGTAGTCGTATTCGATGGCTTCGGCCTTCCGTCCGGTCACCTTGATGCATTCGGCATTGGTGACGACGACGAAATCACCGGTGTCCACATGCGGCGTGTACACCGGCTTATGTTTGCCCATCAGGACGGTCGCGAGCTTCGCCGCCAGCCGTCCCAATACCTTGCCGTCGGCATCCACGGAAAACCAATCCCGCGATACCTCCAGGGGCTTCGCCTGAAAGCACTTATCTGTTACGCATGACATGGGCTCAATCCTGTCGATCAAATCCGGTAATCAATATCGAGAACCCAACAATGTACCGCAAGATCGCGGCGTGTCAATCTCCCCAGTCGGCCGGGCCGGGCGGTCCTCGAATTCACGCCCTGACAAGCACTTATGCGGCGAGTATCCGCCTCGCCAGGAATGGGGCTATCCAACCGGCTGAGCCCGGCTGGTCGTCGGGCCCTGGCCGTAGTTCAGCGGAGCCCGGCGCTTCACCGCGACCTTATGGCCGCTGCGAGCGCTGGACAAGATCGCCTCGCTTGACGCGATGACGGATGCACATGGGACGGAATCGGCGGCCATCGTACTGCCGGCTGCCACCCACCTGACAAATTCACCGACGAGCCCGTCAAAACCCAACTCAACCGCCGGATCACTCGTCGCCAGCGTCGGTCGGTACATCGCATCCACCCGCGAGCCGTTGCCGCAGAACAGTTGCCCGGTCTTTTCGATGCGCATGCACGTGCCGTCCACCGAACGAAGCTCTAATTCAAGCCCCAGTGACTCGGGCGGTCCACTTGCGTGCAGATTAAGACTGAACGGCGTGCCGGTCATCGTCCGGCCGACGACCATCAACGCTCCCTCCTGATGCGCAACGCTCGTCACCTCGCGAATCGATCCGATCAGTGTCTGCACCAAATCTGCCGCTTCAAAGACCTGATCCGCGGCGACCGGGCCCTGATCATCAAGCCCTTCCCTCGGAGTACCTCGTCGTGTGATGTGCAGGGCAAGTGACATCGGCGTCCCAAACTTGCCGGACTCGATCAGCCGGCGCGCGACCGAAACACCCGGCGCAAAGCGCGACGGCGAAGCCGAAACGACCGTCCTGCCGGCAAGCTTGCTCATCGTCGCAACGCGATCCCACCGGGCCGCTCCACAGGGGATGCCCGGAACAAGGACCGATGCGCCGGAACCCAGGCACTGTTTGATGATTCCGAATCGCTCATTGTTCGGGCGAAAGACAATGACTCCCGCGGGCTCTGCTTCGCGCAAGAGCGCGGCGACATCCGAATACATCCAGCGGGCCTGAAAGACATCCACGTCGCGCCGGGGACTCTCGTCGCAGACGGCCTCCAGAGTGCCGTGCTTGCGAATCGAATGAATAAGCCACGGCGGCGCCTGGTGCGTCGAGCCGACGAAAGCCAGTTTGGGCAAGATCATGGGCCAACCTAACTCAATACGCATTGTCGTTCGCCGCCGGGTTCCTCACTCTTCACTCCGCTGCGCGGCACTGTATAATAACGAGTCATCTTCAGGCTGTCTGGTGAAGCCTGGATCGCGTGGCGACTCTAACTCTACGGAAAAATCACAGCCATGATGAAGTCAGCAAAGCAGTTTTCGGTGTTTCTGGTCAACAAGCCCGGCATCCTGTCCCGGGTGTGTGACGCGCTCGCCGATCAAAAGGTCAACGTCGTGGCCGTCACGCTGATGGACTCGGTTGAGCATGGCGTCTTTCGCCTCGTCGCCCAGGATGTTGAAAAGGCGCGGGCCGTGCTGAAGGGTCTGAATATCCCGACGACCGAGACCGACGTCCTCACGGTGGAGATGCCGAACCGGCCCGGCGCCCTGGCGGACCTCTGCTCGCGGCTGAACGCCGAGCATATCAGCATAAAGTATGCCTATGTGACCAGCGGCGCGGCCGGCGGTCGGACTGTCGGCATTTTCAAAGTCGATAATCTGCAAAAGGCGCTTAAGGTCACCGCGCCCCGAAAACCCGGCCGCAAGGACAAGCTCGTCGTGAAAGTCAATCGCGGCTCGCGGAGCCGTTAACACGAAGGACGCTTCAAAACAGCGAGAGCACTCCTGATTCCGCGGGCGGCGGATCTACCTGGTTGATCAAATCGTCATCCGGCATTCGCGCCACGATATACCCGACCGCCGAATTGAGAATCTCCCTTCGCTTTCGATTCGACCATTCTCCCAGCACATTGAGAATCGTGGCGTGCGTCGTACCCATGCGCCGCTCATAATCGGCAATCATGTCGAGCCTCGCATCGTAGAGTCCGCTCCAGAGCAGAAGCCGGCGCTCGCCGCCGATCTCCGTGCGCACCATGTTCGGCGAGTAGAGTGCCATCCGGGTCACGAAGTTCAGTTGACCATCGAGCATGTCACCCAGCAATGGACGAGGATGAAGCGGCGGACCGGCGCGGCGGCCGTCACACATCGCCATTCGGGCACGGAAGTCGTCCCCGGCGCACTCGAGCGCCAACTGGCGTAAGTCTCCTGGAGTTCTCAATCGGCCGTCAATTTTCAATCGAAATCGCTGTTCCCACCCCCATGGCGCGGTTCGCGGAATGACACCGTCGCGTTCGAGCGCCATGACCGCGCGGACGATCGATGCGTTGTACGCATTGATGTAGTAAGCCAGGCGGTCCTCGTGACGGGGGAAATGTTGCGGCGTCGATTCCGGACCCGTGGCGGCGAGCATCGCCATCGTCCGTTCAAGTGCCATCGGGTTGGCAACCAGCTTGCGGTAATCGAACCGGTCTTCCACGACGCAGCGATTCAGGACAAGCGCCCAATCGGCCCAATCCGGCTGATCGTAGTCCTTGACCCCTGCACCCTCGACGCGCGGGGTGATCGTCTGTGGTATACATCCTGACAGGAAAACCTGGCAACCAAGCAGGACGGCCAATCGTGTCAGATACCGTTTCATTCGGCGGATTCAAAAAGAACGGCCAGCCCCTGACCGACGCCCACACAAAGCGTCGCAAGGCCGCGCCTCACCTTTCGTCTGCGCATTTCCCGTACCAGCGTCGTCGCCAGTCGCGCACCGCTGCACCCAAGCGGATGCCCCAGCGCAATCGCGCCGCCATTAACGTTCACAATCGACGGGTCGAGCCCCAATTCGCGGATGCATGCCAACGACTGCGAAGCAAATGCCTCGTTCAGCTCGACGAGGCCGATGCTGTCGATCGGCCACTCCGCTCGGGTCAGCGCCTTCTTCGTCGCGGGAATCGGCCCCAGACCCATGCAGCTCGGATCGACGCCGGCCGACGCCGATTGTCGTACATACGCCAGTGGGCGCAGTCCCAACTTCTCGGCGACCTTGACCTCAACAATCATGAGTGCCGCCGCCCCATCGTTCAGCCCTGAACTGTTTCCAGCGGTGACCGTCCCCCCCTCCCGAAAGGCCGGTCGCAATTTTGCCAGGGCCTCCATGGTCGAGTCCGGTCGAGGATGCTCGTCGGCGGCGATCGTTTCCTTCTTGCCGCGCCCGATGTCGATATCGATCGGCACAATTTCCTCAGCCAGACGACCAGCCTCCATCGCGGCCTTGCAACGCATCTGGCTCTGATAGGCAAACGCGTCCTGATCTTCGCGCGTAATCTTGTACTTTTCCGCGACGTTTTCGGCCGTCTCACCCATGCTGAAAGGATGATACATCGCCGCCAGCTTCGGATTCGTCATCCGCCAGCCCAGCGTCGTGTCGTACATGGTCTGGTTGCCGCGAACGAAGGCCTCATCCGGCTTCGGAAGCACAAGCGGCGCGCGGCTCATCGACTCCGCCCCACCCGCGATGATGACATCGCCATGGCCCGTCTCGATCATGCGCGCGGCAATCGCAACCGCCTCAAGGCCGGATGCACAAAGGCGATTCACGGTGACGCCCGGCACGGTCTCCGGGAGCCCCGCAAGCAGTACTGCCATTCGCGCGGCATTGCGATTGTCTTCGCCCGCCTGATTGGCCGCCCCCCAGTAGCACTCGTCGATGATCGCCGGGTCGATCTTCGATCGAGAGACAACCGCCTTGATGATATGGGCGGCAAGGTCATCCGGTCGCACCGGTGCGAGTCCTCCCCGGTATCTCCCGATCGGCGTTCGCAAGCACTCAACAATAACAGCCTGTCGCATACACCCGTAGTATATGCACAGGCCGTCAGTGTGCTAGTTTCGATGGGTCAACGCGTCGTCATGTCGCCCGATTCCCAGCCGGGCGCCTCCAACTCATCGTCGCCGGCGACGCAGCCGAGGCCGAATCTGTCTGGCCCCAATGAGCAGGGCGAACGATACCGCCATCGAATTCATGATCGAAAGCCCACACAGCTTGATAGGCGTACCTGTCACGGGAGGAGCCGGCTGCGGCCCCGCCTCGCGGACGCTCACGCTGCAATCGCCGTTTGCGTCGTCAACAGGTCGGCCCTCCGAATTGACCTCTAGGCCCGGTTCATTGTTTGGACAGACGTCCACGCAGTCAGCCACACCGTCGCTGTCCGAGTCCGTATCCGCAACACCGCAGCCGCAAGTGCCGGGCGCAGTCTTATTCGGATCGCTCGGACAACTGTCGATGCAGTCGGGCGTGCCATCACTGTCGGAGTCGCCGCCGGCAATGTTGAAGGTCGCCACCAGCGTGTTGCCGACAATCTGAGCCGTGGCAGAGACGCAACCAGGGAACCTGG
This genomic stretch from Planctomycetia bacterium harbors:
- a CDS encoding protein tyrosine phosphatase family protein; the encoded protein is MRWRENFRGIRLCIVAIGLMAGCSQTGPERVADVQGVKNLSRDGDIYIAGTPTPEGLEGLKQRGVKTVIDLRQPKEGTADEEAAARALGLRYINIPMESDKLTDAQASAVLEAMEQAGGEPVLMHCSGGNRAGAAYGLYLGKTGKCPTAEAIDRARAAGMKNPKIESDMTRELKKPAGE
- the rpsI gene encoding 30S ribosomal protein S9 codes for the protein MKVDIGGGGTETTPAAKPAAPTVGGYHWGTGRRKRAVARVRLKPGSGKFMIHDREIGSYFFDIRHVNDVVAPLKATKVLGKYDIAVNVHGGGQTGQCGAIMLGISRALCKADPSLEPVLRDGKFLTRDSRKVERKKPGQPGARKRFQFSKR
- the rplM gene encoding 50S ribosomal protein L13, which encodes MSCVTDKCFQAKPLEVSRDWFSVDADGKVLGRLAAKLATVLMGKHKPVYTPHVDTGDFVVVTNAECIKVTGRKAEAIEYDYYTYYPGGHKIIPFAKMKERHPERIIETAVRRMLPKNALGRQMIKKLKIYKGAEHPHQAQNCQPLDLTRI
- a CDS encoding ACT domain-containing protein; the protein is MMKSAKQFSVFLVNKPGILSRVCDALADQKVNVVAVTLMDSVEHGVFRLVAQDVEKARAVLKGLNIPTTETDVLTVEMPNRPGALADLCSRLNAEHISIKYAYVTSGAAGGRTVGIFKVDNLQKALKVTAPRKPGRKDKLVVKVNRGSRSR
- a CDS encoding DUF547 domain-containing protein gives rise to the protein MKRYLTRLAVLLGCQVFLSGCIPQTITPRVEGAGVKDYDQPDWADWALVLNRCVVEDRFDYRKLVANPMALERTMAMLAATGPESTPQHFPRHEDRLAYYINAYNASIVRAVMALERDGVIPRTAPWGWEQRFRLKIDGRLRTPGDLRQLALECAGDDFRARMAMCDGRRAGPPLHPRPLLGDMLDGQLNFVTRMALYSPNMVRTEIGGERRLLLWSGLYDARLDMIADYERRMGTTHATILNVLGEWSNRKRREILNSAVGYIVARMPDDDLINQVDPPPAESGVLSLF
- a CDS encoding thiolase family protein, with protein sequence MRQAVIVECLRTPIGRYRGGLAPVRPDDLAAHIIKAVVSRSKIDPAIIDECYWGAANQAGEDNRNAARMAVLLAGLPETVPGVTVNRLCASGLEAVAIAARMIETGHGDVIIAGGAESMSRAPLVLPKPDEAFVRGNQTMYDTTLGWRMTNPKLAAMYHPFSMGETAENVAEKYKITREDQDAFAYQSQMRCKAAMEAGRLAEEIVPIDIDIGRGKKETIAADEHPRPDSTMEALAKLRPAFREGGTVTAGNSSGLNDGAAALMIVEVKVAEKLGLRPLAYVRQSASAGVDPSCMGLGPIPATKKALTRAEWPIDSIGLVELNEAFASQSLACIRELGLDPSIVNVNGGAIALGHPLGCSGARLATTLVREMRRRKVRRGLATLCVGVGQGLAVLFESAE